Proteins encoded by one window of Porphyromonas vaginalis:
- a CDS encoding IS1182 family transposase, producing MEKRHFRPYIQNQIVLFPERVDKDIAEDDPVRFISAIVDGLDLEPFKKLYYTMGRSPYHPKMMLKVIIYAYMNNVYSCREMEKRLLRDTHFIWLAGGEKPDFVTINRFRNRVKREINEIFTQLVLLLAERGLISLDVEYIDGTKIESKANKYTFVWRKNVERYRSNLMEKLRVLLQQVDDVIIQDQQAKPEVVEFTPTELTSIVEELKEALDKEPAPETKEAKAEHRKRKKQIKTLEEHRDKLAEYDQRLDQLGKRNSMSKTDPDATFMRMKEDAKGKGLAKPGYNLQIATENQIITDYALFPNPSDTCTLIPFVESFQERYDHLPTTVVADAGYGSEENYRFMDESEMDAYVKYNYFHQEQRPRYKNNPFLPEHLYYNAQENYYVCPMGQHLEFRETTTTKTSTGYTSESSIYEAKNCRGCPLRSQCYKGKEDRRKISVNHRLNSYKQKARTLLTSDKGIKHRKRRSVEPESVFGQMKNNMHYRRFRHFGQDKVLMDFAFFAIAFNLKKVAAQLKKTQENDPLPSQDATSRGKEGVERSETITFTHFKPYLSKNVFSIAA from the coding sequence ATGGAAAAACGACACTTCCGACCCTATATACAGAATCAGATAGTCCTTTTCCCAGAAAGAGTCGACAAGGACATTGCCGAGGATGATCCTGTGCGTTTCATCAGTGCTATTGTGGATGGTTTGGATTTAGAGCCATTCAAAAAACTTTACTACACGATGGGTCGCAGCCCCTATCACCCTAAGATGATGCTCAAGGTGATCATCTACGCCTATATGAACAATGTATACTCCTGCCGTGAGATGGAAAAGCGCCTCCTCAGAGATACGCATTTCATCTGGCTCGCTGGTGGTGAGAAGCCTGACTTCGTCACGATCAATCGCTTTCGCAATCGTGTCAAGCGAGAGATCAATGAGATCTTTACACAACTGGTACTCCTACTAGCAGAGAGAGGTCTGATCTCTTTAGATGTTGAGTATATCGATGGGACAAAGATCGAGTCTAAGGCAAACAAATACACCTTCGTTTGGCGAAAGAACGTAGAGCGCTATCGGTCAAACCTGATGGAGAAGTTGCGTGTCCTACTGCAACAAGTCGATGATGTCATCATCCAGGATCAGCAAGCCAAGCCAGAGGTCGTAGAGTTTACTCCGACTGAGCTGACCTCTATCGTGGAGGAGCTCAAGGAAGCTCTTGACAAGGAACCCGCTCCTGAAACCAAAGAGGCGAAAGCCGAACATAGAAAGCGCAAAAAGCAGATTAAAACCTTAGAGGAGCACCGAGACAAGCTAGCTGAGTACGACCAACGTCTCGACCAACTAGGCAAGCGCAACTCTATGTCTAAGACTGACCCCGATGCGACTTTTATGCGTATGAAAGAAGACGCCAAAGGTAAAGGTCTCGCTAAGCCTGGGTACAACCTACAGATTGCTACAGAAAACCAAATTATCACAGACTATGCTCTCTTTCCCAACCCCTCGGACACCTGTACTCTCATACCATTTGTAGAAAGCTTTCAAGAGCGTTACGATCATCTGCCGACCACGGTTGTAGCTGATGCAGGCTATGGTTCAGAGGAGAACTACCGCTTTATGGACGAGTCTGAAATGGATGCTTACGTCAAGTACAATTACTTTCATCAAGAGCAGCGTCCACGCTACAAAAACAACCCCTTTCTCCCAGAGCATTTATACTACAACGCTCAGGAAAACTATTACGTCTGCCCGATGGGACAGCATCTAGAGTTCCGTGAGACTACGACCACAAAGACCAGCACGGGCTATACTTCAGAGAGCTCTATCTACGAAGCAAAAAACTGTAGAGGTTGCCCATTACGAAGTCAATGCTACAAAGGAAAAGAAGATAGGCGCAAGATCAGCGTGAACCATCGCCTTAACAGCTACAAGCAAAAAGCTCGTACACTGCTCACCTCAGATAAAGGCATCAAGCATCGAAAGCGACGATCTGTGGAACCCGAGTCAGTCTTTGGACAGATGAAAAACAACATGCACTATCGGCGCTTCCGTCACTTCGGTCAAGACAAAGTTCTGATGGACTTTGCCTTTTTCGCCATAGCCTTCAATCTCAAAAAAGTGGCTGCCCAACTCAAGAAAACGCAAGAAAATGACCCTTTACCCTCTCAAGACGCCACTTCGAGAGGCAAAGAGGGCGTTGAGCGCTCCGAGACGATCACTTTTACACACTTCAAGCCCTACTTGTCGAAAAACGTCTTCAGCATCGCTGCTTAA